A genomic window from Pseudomonas alcaligenes includes:
- a CDS encoding PHB depolymerase family esterase produces the protein MKTTRRVLKILPVLALILAGLYGYFLYAPPPTTPTLSASLQRAQIAVGDRQRDYAYYLPAKLQAKATLLFVLHGSLQTLDDMRTFSAYQFERLADEHGFILVYPQGYERNWNDCRAVADYPARQQNVDDVGLIAALIQRFAAQHGADPRRAFLAGYSNGGHLGLRIALERPNLLAGVAAVAASLPTPDNLACQAVAGATPVLLMNGTRDPINPYNGGRVTLFGFGDRGHVRSSYASALFFAERAGYVAAEMQRENLWQNGDNPAQRVELDRWQAAERAEVVLFAVIGGGHLLPQAGFRAPRLLGPTLSGFDGPQAIWDFFARQRPAPAQP, from the coding sequence ATGAAAACAACAAGAAGGGTGCTGAAAATCCTGCCGGTGCTGGCCCTGATCCTGGCCGGCCTGTACGGCTATTTCCTGTATGCCCCGCCACCGACTACACCGACCCTGAGCGCCAGCCTGCAACGCGCGCAGATCGCGGTCGGCGACCGCCAGCGCGACTACGCCTACTACCTCCCCGCCAAGCTGCAAGCCAAGGCAACGCTGCTGTTCGTGCTGCACGGTTCGCTGCAGACCCTCGACGACATGCGCACCTTCAGCGCCTACCAGTTCGAGCGCCTGGCCGACGAGCATGGCTTTATCCTCGTCTATCCACAGGGCTATGAGCGCAACTGGAACGACTGCCGCGCCGTGGCCGACTACCCCGCACGCCAACAGAACGTCGATGACGTCGGCCTGATCGCCGCGCTCATCCAGCGCTTCGCCGCGCAGCACGGCGCCGACCCGCGGCGCGCCTTCCTCGCCGGCTATTCCAACGGCGGCCACCTGGGTCTGCGTATTGCCCTGGAGCGCCCGAACCTGCTGGCCGGCGTCGCCGCCGTGGCGGCCAGCCTGCCGACGCCCGACAACCTGGCCTGCCAGGCCGTGGCCGGCGCCACGCCGGTGCTGCTGATGAACGGCACCCGCGACCCGATCAACCCCTACAACGGCGGCCGCGTCACCCTGTTCGGCTTCGGTGATCGCGGTCACGTGCGCTCGTCCTATGCCTCGGCGCTGTTCTTCGCCGAGCGCGCCGGTTACGTGGCCGCCGAGATGCAGCGCGAGAATCTGTGGCAGAACGGCGACAACCCGGCGCAGCGCGTCGAGCTCGACCGCTGGCAGGCCGCCGAGCGCGCCGAGGTCGTCCTGTTCGCCGTGATCGGCGGCGGCCACCTGCTGCCCCAGGCCGGCTTCCGCGCGCCGCGCCTGCTCGGCCCGACCCTCTCCGGTTTCGACGGCCCACAGGCCATCTGGGACTTCTTCGCCCGCCAGCGCCCCGCGCCGGCGCAGCCCTGA